A section of the Pithys albifrons albifrons isolate INPA30051 chromosome 4, PitAlb_v1, whole genome shotgun sequence genome encodes:
- the MRPL13 gene encoding large ribosomal subunit protein uL13m produces MASYSRAAQQWATFARAWYLLDAKMQPPGKIAAATVIRLEGRHKPIYHALNDCGDHVVIINTRHIAFSGNKWEQKVYSSHTGYPGGFKQVTATQLHLKDPTAIVKLTVYRMLPKNLQRRTMMQRLHLFPEDVIPEDIQKNLLEEIPQPRAVPKRLDEYTPEEIAAFPKVWTPPKDFRWK; encoded by the exons ATGGCGAGTTACAGCAGGGCGGCACAG CAATGGGCTACTTTTGCCAGGGCCTGGTACCTCCTCGATGCGAAGATGCAGCCCCCAGGAAAAATAGCAGCTGCGACTGTAATCAGACTGGAAGGCAGACATAAACCTATTTATCATGCACTAA ATGACTGTGGAGATCATGTTGTCATAATAAATACAAGACATATTGCCTTCTCTGGTAACAAATGGGAACAAAAAGTATATTCTTCACATACTGG TTATCCTGGTGGTTTCAAACAAGTGACAGCAACTCAGCTCCATTTGAAGGATCCAACTGCT ATTGTTAAACTGACTGTTTATAGAATGCTTCCAAAAAACCTTCAGAGAAGAACTATGATGCAGAGACTACACCTGTTCCCAGAGGAT GTTATTCCAGAAGATATACAGAAGAACCTTCTAGAAGAGATTCCTCAGCCACGTGCAGTCCCCAAGAGGTTAGATGAATACACACCAGAAGAAATTGCTGCCTTTCCAAAGGTTTGGACTCC ACCTAAAGATTTTCGATGGAAGTAA